taattatacacgAGTTtcgctttttaaataatttctccgACTAACAATTACAATCTTAAAgagtaatttattgtaaattttactaaataaatataCGGAAGCAATTTCGTTTAAGATAAAGAGTAGCAACAATTATTCAAATGTATGGAGCATGTCGTTAAATAAAAAGATGCTGACGAGGACTGTTCGTTGTACCAGATTCGGAAAGAATTACCGCATTCTAGTGAAACTAGGAAGTAAACGAACAGTCAGACGCAGTATTGTGAGGAGTAGGATAGCCTTGTTGTAAAAAGATGTTTCTATCCGAGTTTTCATTGTTGTTTATACATACAGCGTCTCACGAAAGTAGAGATAGTGTACACTATTTTTCATAACATCGTAGCTGATATCCAGACGAGCTCCATCCAGATCTATGATACTATAATTTTCAAAGGATTTTGAGTTCAGGAATCTTCAGTTCATTGATTCATCGGAACATTAACGTCTGAATTTTGGTTTAAGAATTTTAAAGTTCGTATCTCGATAGCGGGTGGTACGAGAGACACGAGTTGCGAGAAAAATGGAAGTACCTgtttaagaattttaattaatttaaatctttCGTAGGAATCGCTTCGAAGGTTTCAATGTCAGGGAAAGGTCAAATACCTtgatctttttttatattatcattcaggttgtttcaaatatttgagcGGTTCGAGATAAACCAGACTCACTGTATATGTATTGCATTGAATTTTCCATAAGGATCTAATAGATATCTAATTAAATGCTTGCATAACtatggaaatacaaataattagtCCTATCGTAAATGGAAATTGCTAAAGTTTCCATAATTTATACGCCAATTAAACGTTCGTGTTGTGTTTCTAGCTTCACGTTATAATAGTTGTAACGTGTTACAACAGTTGCATCATTATGCAATCTTAGTGCAAACTTAATGCAAAAAGATAAGGTTCGTACTTGTATGGACTTTAAATATCAAAGTGTATTTGTTTATTGTTATCTATTACTTATGTTTTATTCTTTGCAATCTAAACATTCTGTTCTTTGTATAAAAAATGTGTAGCGGAAACAGTGAAAGTAGAAGAAAACACTTAAAAAGATGTTAATTATGTCtttattaaacgaataaaatatatgcTAGATGTATATGTCTATATTTTAACTAATATAGTAAGTACAGTTATATTCCCTGCAGTCATCTTTgcaatatttacaattaatggaatttctaaaattttatttcaagaccacatttataatttttgtttattagcGTGCAATCATTTTGATTGTACATTTAAAAACATGTCTTACGCAAATGACGAAGACAAGCTATAGTCTAATATCTCATTCCTAGATTTCTCTTCCCTTCTCTAACACATCAAGTTCGTTCACCTATGTACGATCTCATTTTAGACCTACACAGATTTAACATCAGCTTACTATGGACACAAACATGTTTTCAAATGCTGATACATAACGaatattttatggaatattAAATTTGACCTTTTTCCTCGTTATTATTAACTGTATCAGTTAAGtctgtatattttcaattaaacatTCTTAAAACTATTATCAGTGATCTTTTGAGCTTTTTCCAATAAAAGGGAGCCGATTTAAGATAAAACGAAAATGAAGAACGGAAAATTTCTTTTCAGGCtttgatattatatttaaaaattgatcagAATACTCCTCGAGTTAGACTAACTTCTATACACGTGTGAATGTAGGGCAATCTAAGTGGCGGGGTTTGTGGTACAGTGGTTGTCAAATTCAATGAAACAGCCAATCGCTTGACGTAGAAGTAGTCCATGTTCTTACATATtgaatattaacatttttactgaaatattttattgattataagattaaattttattcttataatattttatattctaattttaaatcTAAAACAGTGAAccaaataatacaaaaaatattataaaatttgtacatacatacatatagcgAAAACAAATATCTTGAAATTGAGCAAATGTTCAGACAATGAACTGTAGTTAGATGGTACTAGCCTGACAAGGGTACAGAGAGTTTGTACGAGTGGAGGTAGAATTTGATTACGATCTTGTTTTAAGTTTTAACATGTAGAATTTTTATTGTACACGAACATGGGATGAAATGTTGATGGAATGATGCGTACATTTACAGATGACCAATATAGATGATGTTGTTTGATAAAGACATAAAATACAACGATAATGTGCGACGAGACGAGAATTCCCTTCTAACGCGGAGCGGAGGAGTCGATCGCGGACCGATACGACACGGAAAATCCAACGGAATTGCTCGTAAAGCGAAATTATTCGCGGAGCATTTTGTCCTTGTTACGTTTTAGGTTTCGTTTTCGGGTTTTTCAAGAAAGACGTACGTGGCTACCTTGATACTTttagagaattaaaaatacatcgaatggtatataaaaagatttataCTTCTAGTTAAAGGAACGAAGGTCTCCTTGAATCTCGGAATAGCGTCCGTTAAAAAGCGTCTGTGACCATCGCAAGATGCGTCCTCCTCGAAACAAGGTAATTTTCATATGAAATACTTCCTCGAATAACGTATAGTTTAGGAGATATTTACGTGGATCGATTGAAACGAGACACTCGGTATAACTTAATTTCCAAAGAGTGTATTTCTAGGATATTGCAAATCATGTAAAAAGCATTCGTTTCATTACAAAGTTTAGTGTAATCACCATACAAATACGTCATTGCGCTTTGCGCTAGAAAGGATTTAGTTCGCTGATGCGTGACGGTACGTTTGTATAAGTAAATCACGATTTCAATGTAAATGTCAGCGATCGGAACTAAAAAGTATTCGTGATAAAAGATTATTGACGTAATAGACCGATGTGAGGCAACAAAAAGTAGAAGCAGTTTGGGGGAAGCTTCGGGCAATGAATTATAATATTCGTATTCTAAAAGTTATTCGACTTTAGTTAAAGTGAAAGATCAAAAGGTAATAGTAAAAGTTTGTATTCTTTAGGTACTCGTGTTTACCTTTAAATATTCCGCGAAACTcaacattttaataattaatcctCAAAATAATGAAAAGTGTTACACAATCgatacatttaatttttacatgtacttttacgatatatatatatcgtgaattttttcaaataaaaatgtacgTCAAACGAGAGAAAGTACCCAAATGATTTTCAGATAGCTGAGtttattaacgtataatattttacaatttttgcgTCAGCGTGATAAGTTTGGTAAAACTTATTGGTTTGGAATCAAATTATCTACCagcaaaatattatttgtcttatattatattgattAATTGATTGCTTGTCTTGATATTATATTCAGTAGCAATATTAGAGAATCGTTAAATTTTCACTGAACTGAAAATTTTCGCTTCGATCTTTGAATTGTTCTGACTTTTTGAACAAAGTCTCGTGCATTTTCTTCTCTATAATATAGAGATGGATCTTTCGTTGGACATTTTACAAAATCTGAAAAACTCTCGAGGACTTAATCTTTATATTCACGATGTTTCcaattttatcgtatttcttGAACACGTTTGATTTTATAGAATTCTCGAGAGAAGATCCGTCTTCATCCTCCTATTACTTTTTTTTGTACAAAAGCATCCTCGAAAAAAATGAACTCGGAGAGGTGAGAGCAGCAGCTTCATCTTTGCTGCCAAGTGTCTGTAAACGATAAACTATCATAAGgtcaaaataatttttgaaaatatctagAGCGGTGCGACTTTTACTCATTCGTAtttgtttcgatattcgcgttataaatttttaatgtaaatgtGACGTAAAATAAACGTAGATAATGTAAACATAAAGTAAATTTTCTGTGAGAGATAAAGCTATTGAGAATCACAAATCGGCatcaattttgaataatttaaaaaagaaggcTCGCGTAATTGTAATTGGCATTGCTTTCATTTGTAGAACAGCCTTATAAAAATAAGTTTTagcaaaatatattaattatttcccCTACTTTGTTGATACATTGTTTTACATATGTCGAtgttaaaagatattaattctatGCTCGCTATTTGATTCCCAATATTATAGTTTAGCGTAAACTCACTTATATCTAATTaatcgatataatatttatatgtttataaatttcttcaaaGTTGTTATTCCGTTAGCTTCCTCTTGAACCATGCGAGCATCtacaaacaaagaaaaatataacgttattgtgtGACTTTTGAAAGAATGCAAAGAACGCAAAGAACGCAATTAGAACGCATGTACATATAACGTAAACAGAATACTAAGACctgtaaatttattatatttacaaacgTATACTCCTGGTTTATATGCCTTTAACACGTTCGTCGCCACGTCGCACATATATATGTGACGGGTATACTTCCATGGGGGCCCAAATACCAAAGTATGGTGACGCTCTTCTTGatcgagttaattaaatatacgatattatatataggatatccaacagaaaaatattaaaaacacattataccatactttttattaatttatattctggataatatattacattatgctATATCGCATGGTATTTGTTAAAACGTTCCAAACACGTTTGGGGTGATTTTGGGCGCTTCGAACAATAGTCGTAGACTTCGTCATCGCTACTCTCCtcactttcaaatatattttcacgctGTTTGCTGAACATTTTGAGGATGAAAAAATCACCGATGTACGTCTCACAAGTATGCTTCTCGACTAAATGAAAGATCTGAGATATCTGCCATGAGATCCCTCGGAATACTCTAGCTGCAAAGCTTATCGCTTTCTCCATTTCAAaactaaataatcttttctttgcgATGAATCGAAGGCGATAAACGATGAATTCCCGCTTGTCGCTCTATTTACGTTCTGCGTACCGGCGGTCGGATTTGGGCCCCGCAGGAAACTTAGCCGAATCACGCTGGGCGACCAACGCGTAACAGAGGACATATGGGTGATCTCCACCAATTTCCTGGAACTCGTGGCTCGGAGGATCCACATGGATGCAATTCAAGCCAATATCGAATCGAAAaatgtaattctttttattttttattatatagttaGAAGATGGGTTTGGTCGGAATAACGAAACTCGTACGATCAAGATGATAGCAAAGCGACGACTATATTCGACCAACAATTTTTAGCTAAACGGAAGAAACATGTATCTAGGAGTAAGAAATTGCCTGACTCTACTACTCTGTACCTATCCTGTCTCGCTCGACTACCTACTTTTCACTCTTACCCTTGATGCACGCGAGGCAGAGCGAGCAGGAGTCGGATAATGTGGGTCAATTCTCGGAAAGTCACCTCTCCGGACACATGGCCAAGCACTTTCCCGATTGGCGGCCATTCATCCGGACATTACTGTACTGCATACGTACATACACTCGtttatgaaagtatttgaacagttaCCATAGAAGACAGAAACGTGTACGTTATGCgtgttacataaaacattttaaagttTCATGAGCACTGTAATAAGAGACACGACTCGTCGTTGTCGTGATTATATCGGTAAACTTTGGAAACAGGCtgcaaatgtatataaaaattgcgAGATATTTATCACAAACATACGTTTAGTAAGAAAAGTAGTATACAGAATGCATGGCCACCTTAAACATATAGCAAATGTTAAAGATGATCCTACTGAATATCCAGGCTTATTAGCACGATGGATAGTTGAagttttcattcatttttacGATCTCTGTGAAATATATACTTGCCCCAAATATCTCGTAACATCtgcatatattttcagatttatttttaatcgattcAGATTTGTGGATTAATACAATCACGATAGTCGGGTCTCATTAcggtgttaatgaaatttcaaaacgtacTACGCCGTAAATACGTGGATATACAGAGCATCGTATCATAGAACATGATCTTCGCTTCAAAAACCATGCGAAAGATTCGTACGAGCATTCGATATACGCCTGGAAGTTTCAAAAGTCTGCGAAATTCTTTGACACGACTACTGCAAGCTCGCATACAGACCATTTTGAACGGCTTTTATGAATAGGTAAACAACTGCGACCATCGAAACACAGAACTGGCTATAACTTTGATAGAAGGTCAGATGTCGATCAGTTATCAAGGAATTATCAGCGATCTAATTAACGAGTCATTAGCGATCCTACCTTACGACTTATACACTGTCTTAGCGAATCGGCTAGTACGAGCGTCTTTGCGAACATTatctgtatactaatttatcattttaaatatattcgacggtttcagcaacgagcaatctcgtccaTTAAACCTCACCGACCAACCATTCTCTACACATAAACCTCTACAAATTTGTGCCAACATCGTTTTCGTGCCTCCTGTCCATTGCCGAATTACGATCGGGATTGCCGCTATCACCGCCATAcagcgatataatgttatttgtGTGTGTGACGTGACGCGAGCTTACTTTACGAGCATCGAGAGTGGCGGCAAGTAAAAGCGAGAGTGCGGGTTACCTCTCGTCGCGTAAAGGACCCTCCGGCAACTCTTATGATACACCCTATATAAGTGCTGTACTTTCGAATATTTTCTCTGTATATAGGTACGCGATAGTAATTTAGGATTTCTTATTACGAGCTAGAATTAAACGTAAATCGCGCAATATCCGGAGACCAATATCGAGCCTAGGAGGAAGACGATCAGTTACCTTTTCATGATCCTCATCCTCCGAATGTTTTCCAGTCGCCTTTTGTTCCTACTGGCGTTGGCTTTCGCCTCGTTAGCGGCGGCATTTGCTTTAGCAGCTGCTCGATTCGTGTTGGCGAGTTCCTGTTTAGCGGCTCTCAGCTGATTCGACAGTTCCTCGACCCGCCGTTTCGCCGCGTCCACCAATTCTTCCTTGTCTCGTAAAGTTTTTTGAGCTCCATTCGCGGCAGCCTGGGCATTGGCCGCGTTCGCCTTAGCCGTTTGTACTGCGTGCGTCAGCGTCTTTAACTGCGTTGGATCAAAGTAAGCTAGCTTCTTTAATCAGGCTGCCGTTCTCATTTTTACGGCACATTGAAAGTATTTCTTAGTCATCCCGGATAGAGAAGTCGGAGGATCGTAAGACTGTGCGCCACTTGCAATAAGAATACAACGAGTGGTGTACGCACGTAGGTAGAAAACTAAGTTACTTCGGAGAACGGCGGCTGGGCGTAAGTACACGCGTATACACGTGTACTTGCGCGTGTACGTAGAACATGTTGCTAAATACGTTGCATTCGCGTTATAAAATACATACGCACGTCACGCTCTTTACGAtccttttcgaatattttacagcattttcgtgaaaattattcAGTCGAATAAATTACcgtaaataaatcaaattaaaattatacggAAGGATTTTTCTCCATAGATGTACCTCGTATGATTTactgcgttttaacgtaacgtaAATGGACCTGCGTTCTATACGACCTATGTATACGACCTATTCCGTTTCGGTCAAGCTTTTTTCCAATTTAATTGCACTTTTTTCATATCGTTCTGGTATTGTGAATAAGAATATAGAAAGTAAACGATAAATAGAAAAACGAATCGTACAACTATCTATTTCCGTTCGAAAATAAAGTCGCTCGGATTCTAATTTACCAAGATATTTCTCAAGCGTATTAAATTCAAGTATATCACCTGATCTTGCGACTGACGCGCTGCTTGTAAAGCTGCGTTAACATTAGCTTGTTCCTGTTCCAAGGACGAGGATTCCTCTTGAACAACCGATTGCGCTTCTCTCACTTCTTCTTGCAACTGATCCACTACGACTTTCTTGCCTGTGAGCGCTTCCTCCGCTGCTTTTGCAGCCTGTACCGCTTTTTCGGCCAGTTGTGTCTTTACCTGTGTATTACAATTACGTTTGTATAATACGTGTTCTAATTGTAATTCTATGAAATAACCAAACGACAACAGAATCAAACTGGCGCTATTTTTCGATCGGTTCCCAGTGCCGGAGTAACGTACGCCTAGGAAACGTTACAGACTACGTGTAACACAATTACTTTCACAGATGTTATTTTTAGTTGTTATGTGGGAATTATAGTTCAGCGATTTCGTAGAAAACGCGAGTTCACTCACACGGCCAGTATGTTTTCGCAAGAGAGAATAATGCGAACGTTCATAGAATATGCGCATCCTACGTGTGAGAAACAAATCTGACGTAATTGGATTCGTTAGAGACGAGATTTGATCCGAGGCTTGGCGCAATATAGATCTTCTTTTTACGTCTAACGAGTTGCTGTTTCAAGAAATACGAAAAAGGTAATGAAAACTTGACAAATAGATCGCGCTTCTTCTCTGAATTATCGCATATTTGGTTATCGCATACAGCGACTCGCGAAAATCTTACCACGGAATTCTTTTGTGAATATACCatgcatttttacatttttattaatacaactAACAAAACGAAAGCTGCATTGGAATTCGTTTCATCTACCGGATATTAcaataaacattttaatttgaATGTTTCGTATGTTTCTGCGTGTTACGTGCGATGCTATTTTTCGTTCGCAAATCCGCAATCTGCCAATAAGACACGACTATTATAATGGTAAAATGAATGTAAAAGCGCACATCGAAGTTCCATACACGGCATAAATAGCCTGAAACATACGATTGGCGCTAAAGATACTTTCGCTTAAATATCGTGGTTCATTGATATAACGAATACACCGAGTCCTTTAATCGTTTTAGCTTCTGCGTGCATTCTGAGATCTGTTTCAAGTTGTATCGATATAATCAAGATTGTCGTATCTCGTCGCAGCGCTTACGAGATTTCTGAATGTTTCGTATCGAATACATAGGCAAATGGTCTTTGGGAGAGTTCGAGTATCCGAGCCGCTGTAAGCTTCTCAGAAGCTTTGCATATTAAACGACGAATCATCTGCTCGACTAAATGAAATGTAAACGCGTATTTGAAAAAAGTAAGTACTTGACGAGCGGCTTGCTGACCAGCGATATTCTGCGCTTCCGAAGCAGCCTTAGCTTCCTGTGCAGCCTTCTGCGCGATGTTACTACTTTTCTCCGGAGTTTTCTTCGAATTGTTTGGATTGTTCGGATTACGCGAACAAGTTGGGTCATCGGCGTAACGAATTTCCCTTTGGTTCTATCAGAAAAAATGCGACTGTCGTTAATTACCTGCGATTACATTAATTACATGCGAGTGCCATTAAGGATCGATCCACCTTTCGGAATAATTTGGAAACGCAATAATTCGTCACAAGTTATACACATAACGTTACTTCTACGTACTGTAATAATTCTCGTAAAAAGAGATTTTTTAAGAATTCTACGTTACTCCTAAATTACACTGTGGTATATGTAGCGAATAAAATTGCGCGAAATAAATTTATCGGAATATGCGACACGAAGGTTTCCGCCGAAGGTtattaaatgaattttcattagaatataGCTGCGCGAAAGAATGGCTGAACCAAGTGTGAGTGTAAGTGACTAATAAAAAGTATCATTAGGCTTACTAAGGCAACTGGAATCTTATGCACCCTTCCACAGTCAAAATATTCGAACGTCAGCAGTACTAAAATATTACGTTTACTTGGTTAGAAAATAACAGCCAGACGTTCTCGTAACAGTACTCACCGATGTAAAGAACGTAAAAGATGTACATTCTGGAAACAAAAAATTTAGGTGAATGCCGGATTGTAATTCGTACAAATCATCATATATAtcagaatataaaattatttatttcgaattggtATGACGTGTGAAAGCACATTGACGAGAGAAACGAATGAAACGCGATTGTATCGAAGTATCGGATTTGCATATCGAAGAAGGATGAATAGTTGTAGCAGTGGATGTAGCGTACCTACGATATATCATCGATATATCATCGGATATTCTTCGGTTCACTTTTTGTATCGTATACCAAATATTATAGAGTTCCAATTATTACAACACAATTATTATCTTCTTCGTGAAAATTACATAGGTAGAAACTTGAAATAAgccactttggatattttaaattcaatggtattgaaataaatattcgtCATCAAAGTCGAGTATCTTTTTACATCTGTGTATAGTGGATCGTTTTCGACTAGtaatttcaagaaatttttcATCCCTCGCATACTTTTTTTGAGCTTTGCTTTgttcaaaaaatacaaaaatgccAAAGGAGTTTGTTTCGAATCAAGGTAACATGTAGCAACGAAAACTGGTGGATGATATTGGAGAAACTTGGacaaaatacaattatatatcaAGTACGGTTAGCCCACCTAACTTTTTATAACGATGTCATAAATAAACTGCTGATATtcgtgcaaattcatatttgtaTGATCACAATTAGAGACATGGAACCTAATCAGCGACCCTTTTCAGCCATCATCGTAGACACTATTTTTGTATAAACGTATTCCGTGTATTTCTGTGCTTGTCAATCTCTAGCGAgcgcataaatatccacagtttAATTATCAATGTACGATgctatttctttcttccttttcaagttgttgtacgttatatatttGGTATTTGGAATTTAGATTAGAACGACTTAAAACGTACGAGTACCATACGATATATAGATACATTACTTATTTTGCAAGAAGCTGATttcaaaatgaaaagaaaacgcGGTTTACTACAAATTTGAGTTACGTTATTTCTTTAAAGAAAAGTCATTGTGCACCGTTATTCTCGATATCCTGAACCCCTTCCGTAACTACCGTATTACCATTAGCTGTTGGTACAGGCCTATAAGAGCTACGATAACCAAGTAAGTGGTATCAGTTTATAGTTGTTTCTTCGAGCTGCAACAGCAAGGATTCTGTAAACGTTTGACCGTTTGACCAGTCTTGAATTTTGTGAGTACTAAAAATTTGTTGacaatttatcatttatttaattacgttTGTAGTTGTCTAGATAACGAGAGAAAGTTTCTAATAATTTCACTTTTTCGACATTTCGTTCCTTAGGAAGCGTTTCACTCGAACATAAATAGCGTGGGATTAGAATTTGTTAAAAAGCTTCCTTTTCCAAACATTTGCGATACTCTTTCCTTcgattattaatttgtaattattatcctACGCTATTATCCTgcaaatttcatacatttttgaaTAATCGTCTTCGACAAGATTTGTATTCGATATAATTGTATTCAAGATGATATTACGGTGGATGCAATAAtggcaaaaaattaaaaagtcaaAAAGTTACTcaaaattagtaattaattaatttcgtacATAGAATGCATCCGACTTACAGATATTCTGTATTCGCCCTCATTTTCTGTAATCGATGAAATATTCTACACATTTTTATACGTATCCTGCGAATAATTTGTAATCTTTGTCCTCGTGTTAATCAACTTTACCATCTCTCGGAAgagtaaaatttg
The Bombus terrestris chromosome 10, iyBomTerr1.2, whole genome shotgun sequence genome window above contains:
- the LOC105666195 gene encoding uncharacterized protein CG45076-like, whose translation is MYIFYVLYIVLLTFEYFDCGRVHKIPVALNQREIRYADDPTCSRNPNNPNNSKKTPEKSSNIAQKAAQEAKAASEAQNIAGQQAARQVKTQLAEKAVQAAKAAEEALTGKKVVVDQLQEEVREAQSVVQEESSSLEQEQANVNAALQAARQSQDQLKTLTHAVQTAKANAANAQAAANGAQKTLRDKEELVDAAKRRVEELSNQLRAAKQELANTNRAAAKANAAANEAKANASRNKRRLENIRRMRIMKR